The Phragmites australis chromosome 13, lpPhrAust1.1, whole genome shotgun sequence DNA window CAGCTCGAATCGAGCTGCTTAAGTGTTCACAAAAATTAGCTCACTTGAGTCCCTTTGGTTTATCTTTCAAAAGCACTCCATGACAGAATTCTGCTTTTGGGGCATCAAGATACCAAATTGGACCACTAAGAGGGTTTGAAGAGTGGCCATGAAAAAATGCCGATCCTATCAACTACGGAGTACATCTCATTTTCGTTTCCATTTGTTGACATACTTGAGGAATGACAGAGAAGGGTTATCCTCCTTTGGTTGGGCATGTACACGAGTGGAACGCCGTAATAGAGCCTCTTCAAGTAACATTCTATGTTCGGCGTCCTTCAATCTCTTTTCCAGGGCATTACTGTATCACCAGAAGGTAACCAAAAGAAATAAGTTGCAAGGATAAAAGCAAACCTTTCACCATACCAGCTGTTATGTATAACAGTTTAACACCTAAGAGTGTGACCAAGTAGCAAAAGATTGGCCAACAGTTTCAAGGCACAACATGAACAAATGTAGAGCTACACAAAGGTATACTTCATGTTCTATATGTAAAAAAGAATGTCCAGAATTCCACATGCACAATACACTTTTCCAACTGAAGACAGAAAATCGATGCTTTACTTAAGAGCTATATGACACTTTCTTTCAGATCCAGAATGAATCAGAAAACTGGTAGCTCGCATGTAAATAGAGTTAAAGCAACGAATGATCTATTGCGTGATGTCCCGTATAGCAAAGGTCTTGGAAAGGTGAACACTATACACCTTATAAACAATCGAATAGTATGCCATATGCAACAATTGAGAGAAAAGATATCATAATAGTCAATATGAGCCCTAACAACCCATTGATGCATGGCGTCCTTCAAATGATGCATATCCATAGAAGAAATTGTGTACCTTATCTTATCATAGGACTTGTCAAGTTGCCGCTTGAGTGCTCTCTCCCTTGTGCCCTTGATGTTCAATGATCCATGGAGTGCATCAAGCTGTTATAACAATTTGAACACACAGTTGTTCAACCAGAAAGCCAAACGGGAATTCCACAGTAGTGAAGCAATCACCTGTTCCTTAGTGCTGTAGTAACCCCACACTTTGGAATCTGCACTTTCGACAAAAAGTCTTCCTTCATGCCTAAAAAACCAATACCTGTTATAGAACCTGTCTTTTCCAAGAGGACTGGGTTGCAATGATTGTTGCTCCATTTCTGTTTCGTGGTGTCTTCTCTATAAAGATATAAGGAAAAGTAAGCACACAAACAAGACATTTGACTTTTGTCATGGCCAGCTTCAGCAGAGAAATGCATGTACAAATGTCAGAATGAAAAAGAGCGCATGAAAGTTCACGTAAGAAGGGTTTATGTTCTCCATTCTCACCAGATACATTTTCCCATCTCCCATTTTGCTGGAAGAAAAAATGTTTGAGTCCTCTCGTTCTTTTCCCTTGTGCTGACCCTTAACACTTCCATTGCCATTTTGTGCAGCATCGGTGTGATTTATTCCATTTTCAGCTGCCCCTTCCATGTTCAGCTTCTGCTCTTTCCTATTGTTTCTAATATCCTCTCTTTTTGCTGCTGCAAGTGCCTGTTGCTGGTCAATCCGTTCATCTAATTTCTCTCTTAAAGCAGAAGTTGTAATGGCTTCATCTACCAGTTCCCTTAGAATTTTAAGCTTTAGACCAGGGTCAACAAGACCATAGTGACCCCTTCGTACTGTCGACACCTTACAGGAGAATTCTTCTTTACTCATCATTTCCAAGAAATCAGATAGATAGTCAGCCCAGGTGACTAAAGTTACCTACAGAAACATATGAGCTactaagaaaaagaaacaatacCACTTCACACACCCCCCTAAATTAAGAAGAAATCACCTTTAATTTCCTTTTCTTATTTTGGAGAAATGTAAAATATTCACTTTCATCTTTAATGAGCAAGTGGAAAAGTGCAGCATGTGTTTCCACAAGAAGAATAAGGTTGCTTTCCTTGTTGCAAATTGCATTCTCCAGATCTGAGAGGGAAAATGGTGACAAGCATAAAAGCCTCCCAAACGACAAACAGAAGTCCCAGACCATAAGGAGATCTCCCACAGAATCTACAGGCACTCTAAATTCTGTAGATAGTGGAGGTCTCTTTGACAAAACGGGATCATCTGCTGCAGGCTTCACTAAAAGATCATCAATTGGGTATTTAATTGGCGGTTCTACTTGCTTCGCATCTGGAAACCATATGACGTGGAAGATAAGATGCCTTGCAGAAAAACAGTAGTACGAAACCATAAGAACATAGGAACTGAAAGAAATGACATGGACATCTGCTAAATCACCTTTCTTCAACTTTTTTTGAGCATCTTCTGTGGTTCCATTCTCAAGCCTTTTCCTCCCTTTGTACAAACCTTCACCATTCTGTGAGCCATGCTTGATTTAGAGTCGTAAAGTAcggaagaaaacaaaggaaACGAGAAAAATACGGTTACCATCATATCTCCTGGGGGCTCAGTGGATATCCTGTATTTCTTTGCAAGATTTGCATGTAGTATCCATGGACAATTCTGTGATGTTGAATCTCTAATAAAATTTTTCAGTGTATTACGACTAGCAGGTGCCTTCTTGCGAATTAGATCATCAGCTTTGAGTACTGAAGTGCTTATTACTGCATTGTCTTGACCAATCCAACCCACCTCGTACAATTTGGTGTTGCCAGAGCCTATAACCTTCAGAATCTTGCAAGCAGTCTCTGAACCATCTTGTTTAGCATGCAGTTCTAATCCTTCAAAAAGATCCAAGAGTAGACTACTGTACACTTTGTTGACAAGGTCAGTCAAGTTAAGAGTGCCTGAAACAAATGTAGCAGCAGAAAATTCCAGTATATTAAAAGCACATTTAAGAACTTCAATATTCTaaatgaaacaaacaatctGTTTCTTCACATAGTAGAAGATGGAAGTATATGAAAACATTGTGAATGCGTAAATCAATGACTTGTGACAGCatgaagccaaaaaaaaaaggcttcaAAATTGCCAAGGGGCCAATACATGTAACTAGTATGCTAGGGATTGCTTGACAAATTACCAGCCCTTTAGAATTTTGTTACAATAAACTGAAATAAGATCCTCCATATGGCATCATCATTGGAGGACGaaatatcatcaaaattatCAAGAAAGAATCAGTGAACAATCAAAAGAAAAGTAATGCCAAGGATAAGTAAGACTTGTCAATGAACATAAATGGAAAACCTACAATATAAAGAACTCCATGGAAACATAAACTCTAAAAATGTAACAGCGTCAAAACTACGAATAATAGATCTTTCGAGCAACTTCAGCtccacataactttatttagcACAAGGCAAATGAAAAAACACATGAAAAAGTAAAGTACTAGTTCAATTTGGACAGAGACCACTGGTGTGCATCATCAAGAAAAAACAGATCATATTGTGAGGGTTGCCAGTTGTCTGGCTCAGAGGTTTCAATGAAGGAGAAAGTCTGCAAGAAGTTTGGCCTACTGTATTGAATCATCCGGAGAACAGGTGCCATTAGCTCTTTTGGCAACTGTTGAGCCTTCTCTGCAGCACGTTGCTCCCAGACCAAAGCTTCCTCATAGGTTAAATTAGACTTTCCGGACAACTTGCATGTCCAGACCCTCTGGCGGTAAAGGTTCAACCTATTCAGGTATTCTCTAATCAAATAGTCAAGGACATAATCATATTGCTGAAATATAATCAAAGGCGAGTGTGAAAACTAAAGGTATCAgagatttgattaattttgcTTCATATAAGGTAGAAATCAATTAGCTGACACTGGCATGCAAAAGGATACTGATAATCTCGGAATATCTCCTTCGTGAACCTAACTTGGAACACCTTCTCATTAGGATCCAGGTTCTTTGGTGGCCCCAGTAAGAAGAAAGGTGTTCTCTTGAAGAGAGGCATTGAATCCTGTAGTACAACCAGTACAAAAGGCACAATTTGTTTGACACCTGCAAAAGTTCACAATTGTTACTGCAATCTCCTTCATTGAAACCTCTGAGCCAGATGGTAACATGATGTACATAAAGCATAAATACAATGCAAAGGGACATGATTAGCTGATAAATCCAAATGTGTCAATAAGATTAGTCCAGTAATGCATGGGTATAGATTACTTGTAATATTTTAAGACCAAACAACAAATGGTAAAAGAAACCAGTTACACTTCATACCTAGCTGTAACAACAAAGACAAGGTTTCACATTGTCTTTGTGTTAATCGGTTATATAAAGATTCAAAACACATTCTGCACATGCTAATCTCCATCGGAAAATACAATACTTAACTACCTCCAATCTGATATCAATGCACAAATATAAACTAAATATCACCAGTGTAATACTTTTGAAACCAAATAACGGGAAGTTCATTAGATTGCATCAACAATAATATGCCCCTCAGTTTTTCATCCATCACAACAACCATGTCAAGCAGAATGCAATGCGCTATTCTAACCTGGGCCAGCTCTTGCAAGTTAAAAAACCAAGAAACCCCAAATACAACTATGCACCATGACTGATCATGTGCATCCTTCCATCCACAAGTACaaattacaaagaaaaaaaaagggactAGCCATCTCCACTCTTTTAATACACGGTACGAACATCGAGCATGAAATGCTCATCACGCCACTCCGATCTGCAGGAATCCAAGAACCAATAAACCCCCTGTAAACATCATCATCCGACTCGGGACCTTCAAATCACCCATTCTCGCTCGATCAAGCCCCTCAACCCCCACAAAACCCGATTCACGATCCCCCATAAGTCTCCCATTCCCCACCACATAACAACAAACCCCAAAAGGCGCCTTGAAACCCTAACCAACCGTAAACCCGCGCCTCCCACCGATCACCTCAGCACCATCCCCGCACGAACAAGCCCAAGAACGCAGTCAAGAGATTCAACACCACCTATAAATCATCTAATACCATCGAACCTGCATCGAACAACGTGACACAAAAAACGAGGTCAAGATTTCCGTGCCTCACCGACAAACCGGCGGGTACGGCACCGCTGGCGGCGAGGCGGGGGCCGCCGGGAAGCTGCGGGGACGGGGTGATTCCGGCGGGCGCTGGAGCTTTCGAGTTGGGCGAacgggggaggggaggggaggagccgGAGAAATGGGAGAGCAAAGAAGAGGGAGCGCCTCGTGGCGAGAAATTTTATAGCGGTTTGATGCGGCCAAACGGACGGTTCCTCGCGGACTATTTGGGGAACGTTTTGCATGTAGGTACCTCAGCTTTGGGTTATTCAGATTTGGGGAACATTTGCTAAGTTTTTGTTAAGACTTTTATTTGAATATTAAGCTTATTGAGATTCTTCTATGGAGAAGTGAGAAGAAGTGCATGTTATGTTCGCTTCGATATAGCTTACAGATGAACTAGTGAAATGGAATATGGtaaatttttatttgtttttctcATGTGTGTGATAAGAACAAAGCTTATCTTAGATTAACGCTGCAAATAATCATGCAATTCTTAGATGTGGTCTATCATTTGTGATTCATCATTATtgctcctctttttttgttGATCGAATGATGCTGTCAGGTCGCTTCATAGGAAGGTATTTATGCCGGAAAGAGCTTGGTAAGAGATGTGGTCAAAAATTTAGAGTCGGCTTTCTATTTAGTAAGTGGCCAAAGGAAATAGTTGGTTTTCGAGTGGCATATCTGTATTATTtatttgagttggtggttgttGTGACCCTATAGGTTATCCTACGCCTTACCGGTGAATTGATATGTGCACACAGTGCGGATAATCCAATCTGGAGTACGCGATTATTTACACGGTGATTGATATATGCGTGCATCATGGAGAATCGAATGTGGAGTATGTGATCATTTACGTAGTGATTGTGCATATAATGTGGAGTATGTGATCATTTACATAGTGGTTGATATATGTATGCACCATGACGAATCTAATGTAGCATATGCGGACCATTCATAGAGGGTCGATATATGCATGCAATGTGGAGTATGTGATTATTTATGTAGTAGTTGATGTATGCGTGTACTATGATAAATCCAATGTGGACTATGCCATCATATGCATAAATGGAGAATCCAATGTGGAGTATGCGATCATTTATGCAAGGAAGTATACGATTGTTTACAGATACTAGTATTCATATCACTTACTATACGATATTTTATACCTTACTATTTGATTTTGTGTAGTTTCCGGTGCATGAATAATCATCAGTGcatgttaataaatatatttttgaaaggaACTTATGGCTTATAATATTATCATAAACATATTTTGCCAAAGTTTGTTGTAATAGTCTTTCGCTAACCTTGTTAAGTTTTGGTCTACTTTAAAGTACACTAATGGTACTTAATATAGACTGTTTCCGTTATAACGATGTCATTTGGTGGGCCTGGCTCAGCAGCATAGCTCGATTCTTGCGTTTCTCCCGAGCAGGCTGAGAAGGGGATACCCTGCATTTGCTCATGCATCCATGTCCCACAAAGCAGTTCGGGGCAACCAAACAAGCGTTGTTTAGAGAAAGCCTACGTTTGATAGGTTTGGTTTGGCCTCTTGTTGGTTTTGTTTTAATAGTGCTACCCCATTTGCACGATCTTCATTAAAGACCCGGGACTAGATGCAAGGTGGGGATGAACCCCACCGGATTCGAACTCCACTGTGGAGTTGAGCCCCTATGATCCATGCATGTCCACGAATGATGCGAGAGCTGAAGATCATCCTCTGACTTGCGGTTCGCTCCTCAACATGCTTACCGCCCGAGCCTTTGCACGTTGGCGACCTTTTGTTGGTAACTAGTCAGCCAAGTCTTGTAACAATGGCATGAAACAGTTGCTTAGTTAAGTGGGATAGGATTATTGGAACATGTCCATTATTCATACGGTGTATCCGTGTATGTTCAAGAAATTAATTAATTTCCGGCAAAGGGAGGGTGCACCGCGTAATTGTGCTTTACCTGATTTAATTAATCAACGAACCGTGGGAAACGAAAGAGACCCGCGCGATCCTGACACGTGGGAATAGTTTGGCCACGTACAACAGCATgatgtggatttttttttctttt harbors:
- the LOC133888732 gene encoding uncharacterized protein LOC133888732, translated to MPLFKRTPFFLLGPPKNLDPNEKVFQVRFTKEIFRDYQEYLNRLNLYRQRVWTCKLSGKSNLTYEEALVWEQRAAEKAQQLPKELMAPVLRMIQYSTLNLTDLVNKVYSSLLLDLFEGLELHAKQDGSETACKILKVIGSGNTKLYEVGWIGQDNAVISTSVLKADDLIRKKAPASRNTLKNFIRDSTSQNCPWILHANLAKKYRISTEPPGDMMNGEGLYKGRKRLENGTTEDAQKKLKKDAKQVEPPIKYPIDDLLVKPAADDPVLSKRPPLSTEFRVPVDSVGDLLMVWDFCLSFGRLLCLSPFSLSDLENAICNKESNLILLVETHAALFHLLIKDESEYFTFLQNKKRKLKVTLVTWADYLSDFLEMMSKEEFSCKVSTVRRGHYGLVDPGLKLKILRELVDEAITTSALREKLDERIDQQQALAAAKREDIRNNRKEQKLNMEGAAENGINHTDAAQNGNGSVKGQHKGKEREDSNIFSSSKMGDGKMYLRRHHETEMEQQSLQPSPLGKDRFYNRYWFFRHEGRLFVESADSKVWGYYSTKEQLDALHGSLNIKGTRERALKRQLDKSYDKISNALEKRLKDAEHRMLLEEALLRRSTRVHAQPKEDNPSLSFLKYVNKWKRK